The following nucleotide sequence is from Cucumis melo cultivar AY chromosome 1, USDA_Cmelo_AY_1.0, whole genome shotgun sequence.
AGATCAACTACTTTGGATTCATCATGAGGAATAGAAGAAGTTTTGGGATTTAATATTGTTGGAACAACAGGAATATCCTTTATTGATGAAAGTGCCTGAAATTCTCGTAATTGAGGTGTAATGCTCATAATCCGACTTGCATGCCATTTACTACGTTCAATTAGGTTCTTTCTGGCTTGATGTAATCGAGAAGAACCACTCAATAAATAGAACCTAATTATGAGCagattcatttttcttttattatctCTCTCGCGCCTATCCACCTGAAAAAACAAACAGGTAAATTTAGAATCTTTGTTAACATTGAAGGGGAGGAAGGAGGTCAACAAAAAGATGCAGATATTCCAACAATGATGGCAGAGTTCAGTTTCTCTATATTCTATCAAGGATCATTCAAGCAGTTCTTCGAACGAATCTTACTTTCCAGCTTCTAGAAATCAACTATAATGCATACACAATACTTTAGATTATACCCTAACAAATATTTAGGGTTGAGTAGTGGCAGCAGACCTACAATAAGCCCAAGGGAGGTTCAAGCTCCCTCAAGTTGGAAGAGTTATATATTTAAGTTTTAATAAAAGTGTCCTAACCGTGTCCATgttctaaatttttaaaagatgACATGATGCCAAGTCGGTGTTATATCATATCTGTGTCTATGCATTCTTAGATTGTGAGAATAAAGAAGACTCTGGAAGTAAGTGAGGCTACAGTCTGATTGATGAGCTGGATTTGAATAAATTGGGTAAGATCAATCTGTTTTCAGAAAAGGAGATTGTAATACAATATGGGCCTTGGGCTGTGTTGTCTTCTTTTTCAAAACCTAAAAAATCCAACTTGGCATCCTACCCATGCGAGGAAACTAATCTCGCAGCCACTACGTTCTGTATTTCACCTATGCCACAGTCACTTTCACTGGGTAAACTCACATCACTATGCTATCCTAGTTGTCCGCTACCGACGGCTGCAAATACCACTGTCTTCCTCAATTTTTCACATGTGCCACCACATACCCTGGCTAATGTACTGGACCAGATGGGCCTTATATTTAAGAATgctaaatttcaaattctaacAGGGTAAATGCTAATACAAGAAACACTAAAATGCTACAAAATACAAGTAACACTAAGATGCTATATCACATACTATCATTATTCTCTCcactttaataaataaaaagaattccGTGTGTCACACACTACCTTTCCAACCATATGTGCACCCTGCGGAGATTTTTGAGGAGGCTCTTTAGTTAGCAAAATGAGGTCATTTTCGGCAAAGTTTTTAGAAGCCACTGAGTTGTTGTCATCATAGGCAAAACGAACAAGATGAAACTCATCAACTCTCTCCACCGATAGTACAGAAATCTTGCCCAAATACATCTCATCCCAAGAAGATATCTCAACAAAAGAATTGCGTAACTGAGCTTTAAACTCCTCCAAAATCAACGGCCGAAAaatctctacatactgttccgGTGATTGAAAACATACAGGAACCTCTTGTAAATGTTTAACCATATGACTCTTATCTTCACTCGCTGATGTCAAACCAATCATGGCAAAGTAATCTAATTCCAATATAGATCTATACCAGTCGTCAAGCCTTGGTGGTTTAAATCTTTTTGCACCGATCATCTGCCTTTTTAAATGGACAGCTCTATTCTCATCAGGTGTTTTAAGTTGGATGACTCGTCGCTTGGGAACAATGGTGATtggttttaaaatatttgttttctgGTTTCTGGCAGAATTGAGTTCAATTTCCAGCGGATCATCAGCAGCATCTGACACTACTTGTTTCAAAACAGCACAATCTGCTACAGAAACTGCAGTTTCACAAGATTGATTTTTGCTTTTGGAACCAGTTGCTTTATTAGATAGGACCTTCAAATTAATTCTACCATTTTGAGCAACATTTTTACTTAGAATGCATTCAGAGTCCATTTCTTTAGGTTTGGCATCCACATCCTTAGATTTCAAGAAAGATGACATTGCTGGGCTGGCTTTTGAATTGCCAGAGGCACGCTCTTTGAGTGCAAAAGTAGAGCTACATTGATCATTTATTTCTTGGTCTCTATCCACTGCGTATTTTGAAGGCTCAACAACCAAAATCTTACTTTTTCCAAAATCACCTCGGGTATCATTTTCATTACTGGGAGCTATACCTACATCAGATTCAGATAGAAAGGCTCTCATCGGAGAAACATGCGGTTTTGATTCATCGTCTGAAAGGACAATCAATTCACCAAAATTTTCCTTCTTAGCCTCCGAACTGTTGACCAACATCGGCACATCTACATCCTCTACACCAGGAGACTCAAATGTTGTGGTGGAAAGCTTGCGGCCAGATGGGAAGTCTTCAAGCACTAAAGCGTCCGTTTGCAAATTGGTCTTGACAATATTGTGTTTTTCGCTCTTGGATAATAAAATCGTTAGGTGAGCTACCTTCTCAGTTAACTCATCCGTCGCAGCAGCATCtgaagaaaaattaaacaaaagtGTACTTAAAAAATTAGTGACAGTATTGGGTGGTAATTATGATAAATGATATTAAACATCATTTCTgtgtgagaaaaaaaaaaggagtttCTAGAAAAAACCTTCGCCTAATGATATAAGGTGTTCGATAGCCCTAATTGTTGATGTAGCAGAAAGACAACATGATCCCTTAATGAAGTTCAGCAATGAAATTATAGCACGTCTCCAGTAAGTGACAACAACCTTAAGAGATGACTTTCCCCAATCCATTAGATCATGAAGCCAATTGAAACCACATGCATCTTTCACTTCCATCTTGGTACCAGAGAGTTCAACTAATGATGGGTTAAAGCGTTCAAAAACAATGGGGATGATCTCAAGTAAGCGGACACAAGTCATCTGTAAACAAAGAAAGTATCATGATAATATAAATTTGCAATCAGTAAATAAGTCTGTCAGTCTATGGTAAGTAAAATATTAAGATAAGATCTTTCCAACATGAGGAAGTTTGTAAAGAGGTCAGTAGAATTTATCGAATCCATTTCCTCATCCATGAAACTGAGAGGAAAAAGATTGGATGTTTGATAcaatttttcctctttttctctttttctctttttctctttttactttccttttctttttatttttctccctctctctttcttgttctttcttcttctcttcttttttctcttcagATTTGAAGTATGTTCCAATGAGTCTTGAGGATGGGTTAATTTCCAGAATTATTCAAAATTTAGAGTCACTTGACACTAAGAATTCTGTAGTCTTTTTTTCACTCTTCCAAGAGTTCATTTCCATGAGCATTCTGGCTTCTTTTCATTTATCAATCAAATTTTTGCATCTTGTCTTGATGATTTAGGAAAATAATCGTTTCTTAAATAGTCTCTTGAAATTATCACTTTAAGAGAGCACTAATCTAAACTCATCTTTGCAATTGGcaatttattcttttatcaAATAGAGCTGGAATTGATTCGTCATAAAAGGTTCTTTGCATAATAGAATATCTTCAAAGGAAGTTAGAGATTCTTCTCAAGAAAAACAAGAGCTCAATGATGCTTACTATGTCCTTTCTGAGAAGTACAACGTAGAAGCTATAGCAGCAGATTTGGAAGGCCCTCCATAGTTTTCTCAAGTTTCTCTAGTTGGTAGCAAAAGCCAATAATAGTCATTGTCGATAGGGTGTGTTTAGTTAGTAGGTATAGAAATAGTTTTGTTCATGGCGTTCTCCAAATGGGTGTATTTGctgtttcaaaattttcttatttGCTCCTCCTGTATCCCTTGAACTTTTAATTATTTCCCTTACATCAATGAGAGATTGTTTCTTGTTTTAAATAATGTTCTATTTATCCATCCACTTTGCAGTTAAGCTTTTTCACGCATGAATGGGCTCAGAATCAAGTAATCTAGTTTGTGCATTGTTTGTTTAACGTTCTTGGCAAGTTAATACTTGTGTACTTCTTCACTCCAGCAAATGAaaatttctgtttttttttttggtgaattgtttcttttaattttatcaGATCTACAGAAAAATTAACCAGTTAATTTTTTATAAGCAAACAAGCCTCTTATTCCCAAAGGCATtccttaaaaaataaaaaaataataaaaacaagtagaaaaagaagaagaatagaaaACAACCAAGACATTTGGCTTTGAAGGAGGTATGAAGCTCATAATTTTACAGGCTACAAATAAAATGAACAGATAACCAGTTACGTCTTGAAGCATATAAAATGGACATACTTGACAATAACTGTAATCGAGAAAGCCCTTGCCTTCAACCAATAGCCTCAAAATAGAAGGCCACGCTGCATTAGATAGTAAACAACTGAACTGTTGGAGTAATTTAGAATTAACTTTTGAAGATTGTTTGCCGAAGTTCAGCATTGATGCATCAAAAACTGGTTGTCTAAGAAATCCGCCTTGGGAAGAGGTATTTGTGACATCCGTATGATTGGATAAATTTTCTGGCAAAGCTGAATGAAGTGAATCACCTTCTACTAGCTTACGAAGTATGAAGAACAAATGATGCAGATTCTGAAATTTCACGAGGATAGAATCCATTTGAACCTGGACAATACGAGCGAAATTGTATATCAACAATCACAAATAGGAAGGAAAAAAGGCCACCACCATCACGTTCACAGTTTAATCGTGAATCTGTAATCAACCCAAAAAGCCAAATCCAGTATATATTACTGGTGCAGTTCAATTATGTTAAAACTTAAAACATTTTGGGGTTTAATGCCTAAATCACATATGAAATTCTTTTGGCATGCTGATGATAGGACTATCAGTAATCAACAATTATTTAGCTATGACCAAACAAACAGAAGAAAAATTATCAAATAGTttcataataataaaaaaaaaacgacaaCATATACTGGTAGCAGAAAATGAAGGACAAATTAATAGAAAACACTATTATATCGAAAAGCTCAAAACTTTTGTTCAAGCCCCAGAGGATGAGCTTTTAGTTTCTGATGAAAATTATGGGGAAGCCCTCGTAAACTTGTTTCAAAGGAATGAATAGTGAAAGGATGAATCTGTACCCCTTTCTCCTTTTATCTCCTGCTGAAACGGTGTAGTACCAAAACTCTAAAGTTGAACCAAATGAATCGATCTTCAAAATGAGAGAGGATCTTATTTATAGAGGGAATTAGATACAAGATGTTTACCTAACATAACAACTAACAGTTAGTTAAACCCTAAGCTTTCAGCTAGCTTTTACAAAAGAGCCTTTTTGGGGCCTTCCGCcatgaaatttcaaaaaatttgaAGAGTTCtcaattcaaaatatttaaaaaggtTGGCATGCCTTCATTGTTcctttaaaattttggtttctttttaGTTGTCTTCGTTTGTTTAGCGCTTATCTTGCATCTATGTATTTTTGTATCCTTGTATCTATTGAATAGTAGTCTCTTTTCGTTTCCTTAACGAAAAGATACGTGTcctttaaaaataataacaataataataatatttaaataaaaaatccaATAAAGAGCTCTCCATGAATCTTGGCTTTTGACACTAAATCCCATCTAACCAAGTGATTATTCTTTCTGATAGGGAAACAATGGAGGTAGTGGCCCTTCTTTCCTTACGTGAGAGTCTCCCCTTTAGATTCGGGAGAAGAGATGTCTTGGAGCCACAGTTTGAAGCCACAATCCTTTAGAGGGCTCTCATGCAAATCCTTCTTTCAATGTTTAGTGGATCTCTCCCCCTTAGGCGGTTCGATTTTTTCAATGCTCTGGAGGATTAAGGTCCATAGAACAGTGACTTTACTTAGTAGGTTCTTCACGGTCATGTTAGCACGTTGGACAAGCTTGTCAAGAAGCTAACCTCACTGGTTGGTcctttttgttgtattttttgtCAGAAGGCAGAGGAAGATTTAGACCGTATTCTCTGCGTTGTGGCTTAGTGGGTGGTTTCTAGGATTCTCTTTTCCAAACATTTGGTTTCGCAAGTGTTTATCACAGAGATATCTGGCCTTCGATCGAAGAGCTCTTCCACAATCCACCGTTTGAAGAGAAAGGTTGTTTTCGGTGTTTGGCTAGTGTCTGCACGATTCTTTGGGTTTTATAAAGTGAACGAAATTGCTTTAAGAACCTCACCAGTTTCTTCTTCGAATATAGGGTGAATGGAATAGCAGAGTGTTTAGGGGGGTTGAAAGGGATTCTAGGGAGTTATAGTCCCTTGTCATTTTCATGTTTCCCAATGAGCTTTGATTTCCAAGGATTTTTGTAATTACTATATAGGCAGGGTATTGTATAGCTAAAGTCTCTTCTTGTAAAGGGAGTCCCCTTTTGTGGGCTTAGTTTTCTATAGGCCCatctattctttcattttttttaaagaaaaaacgtACTTTTCATTCATGAAAGTTGTTGTTctcataaaaaagaaaaaaaaggtgatTTATCTTGCTTCCATATGTCCTCGAAAATACTGTGCATCATCCCATAATGAAAAGTGTCTTTGTTTTCTATATCCTTGTATTATTGAACATTAGTCTCTTTTCACCATTCCCTTAAAAAACGTGTTGATTTTCCCCCAAGAAAAAAAGTATGGCATTGTTGAAGTGTTGATCTAATTGAATTTACCAAACTCATAAGCTTAACCTCTTGGGTCCATCAATGATTTGACATGGTATCAAAGCAAAAAGTCATGTGTTCAAGCTCCTACAATGTTATTTCCTCTCCAATTTGTATTAACTTCCACTTATTGGATCTTCTACAAATTTAAAGTCCACAAatgtggagtgttagagtattcaTATAAAACTAAATTTACCTTCATCGTCAACTTAAGCTTTTGCGTCATCACCAGAAGCTTTTGTGTCATAAGTACACATGCATGTTGAAGATATAATACTAACAAATTTGGCAAAATTTGAACAACGAATTTGGATACATAACTAATAAGAAACTCCGACGACATATGTAGATGCAAATATAACTATCAACGAGAAAGAATACAATaagatttaaattaaataatacaaATGAATAATAACCTAGCTCAGATTAGAATTTTGATTACCAGTTTCAGAGCATGTCTCATTCCCAAAAAGACGGCAGATAATGAGTGCTCAGAAGAACAAAGAAATTCCAATCCACAAGACAGGCCCTTTGTGTTTGAAATTTGTTCCAAGATATGCTTTCCAAACTGCCTTACTTTctgaattgaaaaaatatattcatatACGTGCATTTTTGGATAACAATAAAAATGAGAAGGAAAAGGATAAAACAAAAGACtgaaaatcatttaaaaaaggaaacaaacgAAGAAGATATTGTATTACATCACTAGAATCAAAAAGCGAAAGGATCAGACTTTCCCCCATTCTTGGCTCCCAAGTCCACTGCTTCCTCAGCTCTCCTTGCCCCAAGAGAACTAAGAAATGAGCAGTCAACCTGAAAGAGGCATAGACTGAAGTGAACCAAGTATCATAGAGCCTGTCACCAACTAGATAAAGCACAATGTACTAAAAGCTTAGCAGCATAAAAATAATTCTGAAAGGTAATTCTCAACAGCTCAAATAAATTGTACGTGAAGATGAATTGCAAAAACCTTgtaaatgtttttattaaaggAAGGGACATCGTGCACACTTTTAGTGAGTTTTTTGGCTCTTTCCCATCCCCACCATCATCAGAACCAGTTGGCACCTTCCATCCCAGTGAACTGGAGATTTCAAAAGAAGACGACGATATCCAAGTTCTCAGTGGAAGTTCAGATTCAGCAGTGGTTTCAGATTCTACCATAGAAAAACGTGATCGAGCCCAGAAGATGGCTTTCGAAAAAGATATTGGCAGAACCAAGGGATCAATATCAACCAGAACATCAATCCATAACATAGGTACGCACATCCACTGTTTAAATTCTGTTGAAATTATACTGCTCTGCAGACTGAATTCACCCCAACAATTATCATCCATTTCATTGGGAGCAAAAATAAGTGTGTTTTCTTCTTCAGCAATGACGAAGCTATAATTCACGTTACTTTTATTGGAGAGAGGTACTATACAACTATCCAGCATTGAATGAATCAATGCAGCAGCATCTGATACTATAATAGATTGTATAAGCTCAAATGCAGGTTGCCTCAGTGAGCTGTGTAGAGAAGAATCCTTCAGTGATGACACAAGAGCAGGGCCCCTggtcaataaaaaaaatgacaacATGAGCAACAAAATCTAATAGTGACGTGAAGAATGAAATTTACATTAGACTAAATAGTGATCTAACAAATCTGTAATCATGTAATTTCTTTGTCCTCGGCTATTCAATTCAGTAACCACAAAGTGGCAAGTATTTATAACTTGTTAGAAGCCACTCACATATGTAGCAAAACGTTATAACAACTATCAATTAATTTCCCTACTAATTATAGGATCTTCAACGCTGACCAGGACTTGAAACTTGTACACTTCAGGTGCCTCTTCATAATTTTTCCAAACTAAGCACTGTGTTCGCAACCTTACACACATCACTCAGATTTTCAAAGATCAGATTCAGATTATTTAAGAAAGTAAATTAGGAAAGGAATCAAGTGAGTGGACATGCATACACACATACAAAAGAACTAAACAGTTAATTCAGGTCATGAGTGTCTATTTGTTTTTTTAGGAAGGATAAGAAACTTTTGGTcaagaaatgaaaagaaactAATGCTCGAGGATACAAGGAATAACGAAAAGAACTAAAAAAAGAAGCATAGGCAACAACACAGAGACATAAAGCACactaaaaggaaacaaaaataaaacagTACTTAAGAGTGATGAGTGTTTATTTCCGGACCAATTCTCAATCTTCAAGTAATGATCACCTATGGTTTTCCATTTACCattgttagtgatatataattaaattttccttCAACCACTAGCTTAAGTTTTTGGTGAATTAATAGTTTAATATGGTCAGAGTAGGTGGTCTAGGAAGGTCCTATGTTCCCCTGCATCGTCATTTCCTccccaattaaaattgattcCCACTTATTGggtctttcaaatatttcaagcccacgagtgagggggagtgttagtgatatataattaaatttgccttcaaccactaGTTTAAGCATTTGGAtgaattggtggtttaataACCATCGATATGCAACCAACTCTTTCACCGATTTCCACCAAAGCTTTTTCTCTCACAAAGGGATTTATACTAATGCTGACtccaaaataattttcaaaatattgacAAAGATCACCTCCAAGAGCTTTTGTTAAGGTTTTGATCTCGTTGTTCGGTCAAATAATGGTTGATAGAACCTGGTTTTTGGTTTCTTCAAAATTCAAGTTGTCCTAGAAGAAGTCTCATTTCATGTCAAGTCACTCACTTTATGTGTTATTTTGGTCTTGTTTTGGTTTTCTCTTCTTGTTCCGGGAAGCTTTTGATAGCTTTATGTTTAGTATCCTCTTTTGTaatttgagcattagtctcattTTATCACCCTAGAGACTTATGAAATCCTCATTGACTTACacaatctcaaattcttttctaACCCATACAAAGGAATCATGAGAATTTCTTTTACTACCTAGTACCTACAccacttttaaaaaaaaagaaatgataaaaagaaactaatgttgaactttgaagatacaaatatataaaaataagaCGAAAAACCCTTTTACAACAAAGCGTAAGATCTATGCAGAAACTAAAACAATCCTCTTAAAACAAAAGAGGACAGAACTCAAGCAATCTCTTTACTAAAAAACCAAGGATGAGACTAATCTTGAAAGGCTCAAAGAAATATTCTAAAACAAAACTCCGCAAGGTAATTTACAACTCCACGAGATCAAAACAACTAAGGATAAGCTTCTAAGATTACAGTTGATCTTAATCGAGATATCAAACACCCAATGGAAGTGAAAAATGGGCAACCAACACCGAACAACACTGCACTCAATAAAAAAGGCGATGAAGGTCTTCAAAATAACCACGAAAAGCGACACAAGCATAAAGATGGAAGCTTCCTCTGCAAAGATGAGTAAAAGCAAAACCTATAGCCTCCAAAATATGTTTCGATCTGACAACTAACAAAGGTTTTTTCAAAATAGGTTAAGGTTCAATCTTCCTCAGGTGAAGCTTGGTATGAGTTCCTGCTCGAAGTCGATTTTTGcgtaaatgaaccataactagATATCTGACTTCAAATACTTGACAGCGTCTGAGTTGATCTGCCTTCTACCTGTAATTGTCACGGGTTTTCTCCAGaggatcatttacttttttgcAACACGTTTAGACATCTCTATGTTCCAAATAGTCAACCATTGAAAATTCTCTCCATTCCTATTTCCAATCGTACATCCAAACTAACTTCATGGTCCCATCATTGTGCCTGTAGTTGTTCATTTCCCATTTTCTTCCTATCTTCATACATCTTCCTCCGCCTTGCATGCAGAAACTTAAGTGTGGGCTTATCACCCAAATGCATAAATTTACATGGAGTTTCTTTCTAAAAGAAGGGAATCCATGCATCAGATAGTTCAGAGTGAATGgtagaaaaaaatatgtagTACACATTTTAAATCGAAGTCTAGGCTAACTCACCACATGTGTGCACACTCGAAAGGAGGGCATGGCGGATTCATCTTATATCCTCGGTGAACAATTTGAAGAGCTATCTGAAAATAAAGTCTACCAATAAATTTACATGCACAAATACATATTACACATGCATACAACCAGAAAACAGTACATACATTAAATTTGCGCGTGCAatacaattcttaattgttgaaTAATGAAATTAGTATGACCATCCATGGGGTAGAAAAAACAACCTGACAAGCCTTTTGCCTGGTTAAGACACTAAAATTACTGCTAACTGGCACTTgatgaagaaggaaataaaggAAATGCGTACGTTGCTTTTCATGTTCCCCATCTTGCAAAGCCTCGAGAGACTGAAGACATACCACATTTAAGTTCAGTACTGAGAATAAACCgaattaaaaaaaggaaaaacaatatATCAGCAGCAacaaaaagtaaataataagTCAAAGGCCCCAAATACTTGCCCGCAAAAACGGCAGAAAAAGATCAAAAATGTCTTTATGGCTTTTCTCATTTCGAGTGTGGAAGCACTGACCCAATAAAGTGTTACGCATCACACTAGGAGATAATGTAGATCTCAACCAAAGCTCACAGCCTTCAAAGGacatttattaagaaaaaaaaactgtcaAAACCTGTACCATTTACTGAAAACTCACACACACATGAAAACGGCAGAATGTGGCTCACTGACCAAGCATCTCAAAGAGTAGTCTTAAGCATGTAACTGCATGAGCAAATTCAAGTGAGTCGCTACTTATATGATTAAGTACGATGTCAAGAAAAATGGGATAACGCTCCAATATCCCTTCCTCAAATGCAGGAGGCTCCAAGAATCCAAGCCTTCAGAAAAAACATAGTATATGAGAAGCAAAAGAGAGAAAGATATCATAATTATATCAAAGGTTTAGCAACCACTTCCTACAATGACTTAATC
It contains:
- the LOC103500612 gene encoding uncharacterized protein LOC103500612 isoform X4 codes for the protein MTSMASTKTQLLARWRAIEEEDETGHGTHMQPHRFQQLKEEWFADAFTYLISLPQESHIWCGSWDIMGPLLETFYNYFKDESHDSPLRRLWKRISMEMNQCIQCVCQHHQAKDMYSSEYELSSIGPLLDVLRRLDEERVTQYLRNINHRISQGEYDAAQDNSEVVSVVYEVLMFPVLLDDQSLFTEFGKFIESVDDIHELALDGQQQFPGAYALFFFNRRVRSVGHRLAASMGKLRMATDLEPLQPLLKKFITFLETEALPSTSLMPRPRVQLDRLSVWLGIKSLLGFLEPPAFEEGILERYPIFLDIVLNHISSDSLEFAHAVTCLRLLFEMLGCELWLRSTLSPSVMRNTLLGQCFHTRNEKSHKDIFDLFLPFLRSLEALQDGEHEKQRTHFLYFLLHQVPVSSNFSVLTRQKACQIALQIVHRGYKMNPPCPPFECAHMWGPALVSSLKDSSLHSSLRQPAFELIQSIIVSDAAALIHSMLDSCIVPLSNKSNVNYSFVIAEEENTLIFAPNEMDDNCWGEFSLQSSIISTEFKQWMCVPMLWIDVLVDIDPLVLPISFSKAIFWARSRFSMVESETTAESELPLRTWISSSSFEISSSLGWKVPTGSDDGGDGKEPKNSLKVCTMSLPLIKTFTRLTAHFLVLLGQGELRKQWTWEPRMGESLILSLFDSSDKVRQFGKHILEQISNTKGLSCGLEFLCSSEHSLSAVFLGMRHALKLVQMDSILVKFQNLHHLFFILRKLVEGDSLHSALPENLSNHTDVTNTSSQGGFLRQPVFDASMLNFGKQSSKVNSKLLQQFSCLLSNAAWPSILRLLVEGKGFLDYSYCQMTCVRLLEIIPIVFERFNPSLVELSGTKMEVKDACGFNWLHDLMDWGKSSLKVVVTYWRRAIISLLNFIKGSCCLSATSTIRAIEHLISLGEDAAATDELTEKVAHLTILLSKSEKHNIVKTNLQTDALVLEDFPSGRKLSTTTFESPGVEDVDVPMLVNSSEAKKENFGELIVLSDDESKPHVSPMRAFLSESDVGIAPSNENDTRGDFGKSKILVVEPSKYAVDRDQEINDQCSSTFALKERASGNSKASPAMSSFLKSKDVDAKPKEMDSECILSKNVAQNGRINLKVLSNKATGSKSKNQSCETAVSVADCAVLKQVVSDAADDPLEIELNSARNQKTNILKPITIVPKRRVIQLKTPDENRAVHLKRQMIGAKRFKPPRLDDWYRSILELDYFAMIGLTSASEDKSHMVKHLQEVPVCFQSPEQYVEIFRPLILEEFKAQLRNSFVEISSWDEMYLGKISVLSVERVDEFHLVRFAYDDNNSVASKNFAENDLILLTKEPPQKSPQGAHMVGKVDRRERDNKRKMNLLIIRFYLLSGSSRLHQARKNLIERSKWHASRIMSITPQLREFQALSSIKDIPVVPTILNPKTSSIPHDESKVVDLSKLSRPLQQILKSSFNVSQLQAIDVSIGSRNMKNDLELSLVQGPPGTGKTRTILAIVSALLASASQKTNLAASSLNRSLKQDNSRPKISEAVAVARAWQNAALAKQLNEDKQRNSISIDCTMKRRVLICAQSNAAVDELVSRISNLGLYDGDGKMYKPYLVRVGNAKTVHPNSLPFYIDSLVDQRLAEERMNSNDAKNDLGTNSSMELRSNLEKLVDRIRYYEVKCANLRDENPDLKSSVENHAGDDEKEMSLKELQSKLRKLYEQKKQIYKDISIAQAFEKKSNEEVKALKHKLRKSILREAEIVVSTLSGCGGDLYAVCAESILSCKFGSSSENTLFDAVVIDEAAQALEPATLIPLQLLKSSAIRCIMVGDPKQLPATVLSNVASKFLYECSMFERLQRAGHPVVMLTRQDASRNLSLSISAFL